From one Gracilibacillus salinarum genomic stretch:
- a CDS encoding Cof-type HAD-IIB family hydrolase → MPTNRHLIALDLDGTLLTDEKEISAYTKSMVQQAMKEGHIVVIATGRPHRASISYYHQLGLETPMVNFNGALIHHPTDNKWDVLHTPLPNRTAKKIIQTCYDFEVENIFAEIKDNMYLDRFDQQFLDIFTEPEQEDLITVGSLKNHLTEDPTSLLIHPKPHHVEELRQYLNDKHASIIEHRKWGVPWDIIEVVRKGINKAVGLKKIAHYYHIPVENIIAFGDEDNDLEMIEFAGVGVSMGNAIDELTQISNYQTKTNEEDGIGSFLANYLKLSSNPEISK, encoded by the coding sequence ATGCCAACCAATCGACATTTAATCGCGTTAGACTTAGATGGAACTTTGCTAACCGACGAGAAAGAAATAAGTGCGTATACAAAATCAATGGTGCAACAAGCCATGAAAGAAGGACATATAGTTGTCATTGCAACAGGACGTCCACATCGAGCAAGTATTTCATATTATCATCAGCTTGGGCTAGAAACGCCGATGGTAAATTTCAATGGTGCTCTAATACATCACCCGACAGACAACAAATGGGATGTACTGCACACACCATTGCCGAATCGGACTGCTAAGAAGATTATCCAAACCTGTTATGATTTTGAAGTGGAGAATATTTTTGCAGAAATAAAAGATAATATGTACCTTGATCGGTTTGACCAGCAATTCCTCGACATTTTTACTGAGCCTGAACAAGAAGATTTGATTACTGTGGGAAGTTTAAAAAATCATCTGACAGAAGATCCAACTTCATTATTAATCCATCCGAAGCCACATCATGTAGAAGAGTTACGACAGTATCTAAATGATAAACATGCTTCCATTATTGAACACCGAAAATGGGGTGTGCCTTGGGATATTATTGAAGTCGTAAGAAAAGGAATAAACAAAGCTGTCGGTTTAAAGAAAATTGCCCATTATTATCATATTCCGGTAGAAAACATTATTGCATTTGGTGATGAAGATAATGATTTAGAAATGATTGAATTCGCAGGTGTCGGTGTGTCGATGGGTAATGCGATTGACGAATTAACGCAAATCTCCAACTACCAAACAAAAACGAATGAAGAAGACGGTATTGGCAGCTTTCTCGCTAATTATTTAAAGCTTAGTTCGAACCCGGAAATTTCCAAGTGA
- a CDS encoding alpha/beta fold hydrolase: MIAISKEYWDGVPILHVVDQDKKDKPLPTLTYIHGYTSAKEHNLPLAFLMAEKGYRVLLPDAMLHGEREEDISSSEREMRFFDIVKQNLDDIEAIYEELVARQLLDGNRFGLAGTSMGGITTAAALTQFSWIKSAGILMGSPKISAFAERLIGAMKAEHKELPIPDEQLHQLMQELAEMDLSMQVEKLFGRALFFWHGEADQVVPFDHAYSFYEEAIDHYKNPENIRFLKEIGKGHKVTRFAITEFVKWLEYQL, encoded by the coding sequence ATGATAGCAATTAGCAAAGAATATTGGGATGGCGTGCCAATCCTTCATGTGGTCGATCAGGACAAAAAGGATAAACCGTTACCAACATTAACCTACATACATGGATACACCAGTGCAAAGGAGCATAATTTGCCGTTAGCTTTTTTGATGGCAGAGAAAGGCTATCGTGTTCTATTGCCGGATGCGATGTTGCACGGCGAAAGGGAAGAGGATATTTCGTCATCTGAAAGAGAAATGCGCTTCTTTGATATTGTTAAACAAAATTTAGACGATATTGAAGCTATTTATGAAGAGCTAGTAGCAAGACAATTACTGGACGGGAACCGATTCGGATTGGCTGGAACGAGTATGGGTGGTATTACCACAGCTGCTGCATTAACCCAATTTTCCTGGATTAAATCAGCAGGGATTTTAATGGGCTCACCAAAAATATCTGCCTTTGCCGAACGATTAATTGGAGCAATGAAAGCAGAGCATAAAGAATTACCAATTCCTGATGAACAATTACACCAGCTGATGCAAGAATTAGCTGAAATGGATTTATCCATGCAAGTAGAAAAACTATTCGGTCGCGCCTTGTTCTTCTGGCATGGTGAAGCCGATCAAGTGGTACCGTTTGATCATGCATACAGTTTCTATGAAGAGGCAATCGATCATTATAAAAACCCGGAAAATATTCGCTTTTTAAAGGAAATTGGCAAGGGACATAAGGTTACCCGCTTTGCGATTACCGAATTTGTAAAATGGTTAGAATATCAGTTATAA
- a CDS encoding DUF3813 family protein — MQNQMFEQAKNAVNRMMNRQNGNFSDADKQAAQDAIQSAYTNATAEEQQELRQLEEQLKQQNELK, encoded by the coding sequence ATGCAAAACCAAATGTTCGAACAAGCCAAAAATGCGGTCAATCGCATGATGAATCGCCAGAACGGAAACTTCTCAGATGCAGATAAGCAAGCCGCGCAAGATGCCATTCAATCAGCATACACGAATGCTACTGCTGAAGAACAGCAAGAACTTCGCCAACTTGAAGAACAGTTGAAACAACAGAACGAACTGAAATAA
- a CDS encoding NifU N-terminal domain-containing protein translates to MSIHVEATPNPNAMKFTSDSMIFEGNGSVSVMPGQTSEYDILNELMTLEGVDNVFGFQHFITVNKKMDVEWDELTDNVKEVIAKYGY, encoded by the coding sequence ATGAGTATTCATGTTGAAGCAACACCAAATCCAAATGCAATGAAATTCACTAGTGACAGTATGATTTTTGAAGGTAATGGCAGTGTCTCTGTCATGCCCGGACAAACAAGTGAATATGATATTTTAAACGAATTAATGACACTAGAAGGTGTAGACAATGTATTTGGCTTCCAGCATTTTATTACCGTTAACAAAAAAATGGATGTAGAATGGGACGAGCTTACTGATAACGTGAAAGAAGTTATCGCAAAGTACGGATATTAA
- a CDS encoding metal-sulfur cluster assembly factor — translation MDQALEENLMGALENVIDPELGIDIVNLGLVYGVDLDDEGIATVTMTLTAMGCPLAGHIEQDVKRVMEDIPEVRDTEVNIVWNPPWSKDRMSRYAKIALGIPD, via the coding sequence ATGGATCAAGCATTAGAAGAAAATTTAATGGGAGCACTGGAAAACGTGATTGACCCAGAGCTTGGTATAGATATCGTAAACTTAGGACTTGTTTATGGCGTCGATTTAGATGATGAAGGGATTGCTACTGTAACAATGACACTTACAGCTATGGGGTGTCCACTTGCAGGTCACATCGAACAAGATGTGAAACGTGTGATGGAAGACATTCCAGAAGTAAGAGATACAGAAGTAAATATTGTCTGGAACCCGCCATGGTCCAAAGACCGTATGTCCAGATATGCAAAAATTGCATTAGGCATTCCGGATTGA
- a CDS encoding undecaprenyl-diphosphate phosphatase, whose protein sequence is MEDLLILIKYLFLGLLQGFTEPIPISSSGHLVMVQQLFEVGIKDNMSFEVLVNFGSLLAVLIVYWKDIVQIAKNGISYMTTKDKTYYDDFMFIVYLVVATVPAAIIGLLFEDLISSTFAGNAKMIGITLFITGIALWIIRNIRGDKNDGQLTMKDALIVGFAQAVALIPGISRSGATIVAAMLLGMKQETALRFSFLLFIPVSVGTMALSVGDVINDPEFNTLWIPYVLAFVASLIATYYSLRWFMNVMARGNLKYFAFYCFIVGILAFIFLN, encoded by the coding sequence ATGGAAGATCTTCTGATTTTGATTAAATATTTATTTTTAGGGTTGCTCCAAGGGTTTACAGAACCGATTCCGATTTCGTCCAGTGGTCACTTAGTAATGGTACAGCAACTGTTTGAAGTTGGTATAAAAGACAACATGTCATTTGAAGTACTGGTGAATTTTGGATCATTGCTTGCTGTTTTAATTGTTTACTGGAAGGACATTGTCCAAATCGCAAAAAATGGTATATCCTATATGACGACAAAAGACAAAACCTATTATGATGACTTTATGTTTATTGTTTATTTAGTAGTAGCGACTGTACCTGCAGCTATAATTGGCTTATTATTCGAAGACCTGATCTCCAGTACGTTTGCCGGCAATGCCAAAATGATTGGTATTACGCTGTTTATTACAGGTATCGCACTATGGATTATTCGAAACATACGTGGAGACAAAAACGACGGGCAATTGACAATGAAGGATGCATTAATCGTCGGTTTCGCGCAAGCAGTAGCGCTTATCCCAGGAATCAGCCGCTCCGGTGCAACGATTGTTGCCGCCATGCTGCTCGGTATGAAACAGGAAACGGCTTTACGTTTTTCCTTCTTACTATTTATTCCGGTCAGTGTCGGAACGATGGCATTATCAGTCGGAGATGTGATAAATGACCCGGAATTTAATACATTATGGATTCCATATGTGCTTGCCTTTGTTGCGTCATTAATCGCGACGTATTATTCATTACGCTGGTTTATGAATGTCATGGCCAGAGGGAACCTGAAGTACTTTGCATTTTATTGTTTTATTGTCGGTATTCTAGCGTTTATTTTCTTAAATTAG